From the genome of Mycobacterium kansasii ATCC 12478:
CCTCCGGATAGGGCCACGGGCAGGCGACGGAAGTGGCCGTCCGGGTCCACTTGATGACGGCGAAGCCGGTGCCGTAGCCGAGGTAGGCGAGGTTGATCAGGGCGAACATCACCACGAACATCGCCAGCTTCGGCTTCCGGGGAAAGATCCGGGTTCGCTGGGCGAGTTTTTCGGCGACGGTGCGGCCGGTGTCGTCGCGGTAGAGCAGCACCCCCGCCGGGATCATCACGAAGGTCACCATCACCGTTTCCCAGATGAACGGGAACTGGTAGGTCTGGCCGGCGAAGGCCGACCCGAACGGAATGACCTGCGAGTAGATGTAAAAGCCGGTGCGCACCAGCGTCATCTCGAGCATCGCGTCGATGAGCATGCCCACGGGCAGGATGATGGCCGCCAGCGTGATCAGCGGATGGCGCCAGACAAACGAATCAAGGCGGCTTCGGGCCTGGATCTTGCGCAGGATCCAGATCGCCGGGAAGTAGGGGCCCAGGTAGAACATGATGTAGCCGATCACCAGGAACGGCTCCACCGTGGGTGACAGCGACACCAGCGGCCAATCTTCCGGCCAGTGCCACAGCTGCGGGTTGTAGACCGCATACGGCGCCCAGTTCATGATCGGGTCCTGCCAAACGATCAGCGTGGTCACGATGCCCATGAGCAGGACGGGGTGGGCGGGGTGGCGGCGCCATGCCACCACATAGACCGCGATGATGATCGACATCGAGATGATCGTGAAGATCTGGAAGAGCCCCAGCCAATGCTGATAGCCGAACAACGGCTCGACCGGACGGGGGACGCCGGTGACCTCCGGATTGCGAATTCGCGGTGAGACGGCGCCCTTTCGGGCGTAGTGGGCGACAACGGCGAGCACGGCGACGGCTGCGAATATCCACGCGACCGCCCACATCGAGCCCGTCTGGCGCGTGGGCGTGATCGACGGCGCTGTCTGCCGGGCGGTCATCGCCTACCCGGCGCCGAAGCGATCGACGAGGTGGGAGTTGACGCCGTCGGGATCCAGCCTCCGCGCCACCAGGTAGCCCGCGCCCATCCAGGCCCGCCGGGTCCATTTGCCCAGGGAGACCCTGGTTCCCGGGGCGCCCGAGGCGGCCGGCAGCATCTTCACCCGCTCTAATGCCTCCTTGACGCCGCGGGGGCTCAGCGGGTAGGCGTCGGCGAAGGCATGCAGCAGCGTATTGGCGACGTCGTGGTTGACCACCGGAACGCAATATTGGGGGCGACGGCCGCATTCCGATTCGTAGCGGTCCAGGAAGGCCTGGCCGACGCTGTTGGCCTCGTCGTACTGGTCGATCCCCGTCCAGCCCATCAAGGCTTGCCACATAATCGGATTGATCCAGGCGTTCTGAAACGCGGTGCTGGTGAACCGGGGCGGATCCCAGTCGAGTTCGGCCAGGGCCGGGTTGATGAACACGATCCCGAAGCCGAACCCGCAATGCACCAGCGCCGACGGCTTCGCCTCATGCAGCGCGCGGATCGCCCGGCCGACGTCCTGGGCGGTTTGGGCGATCTGCGCTTCGGCGACAATGCGGATACCCTTGCGTTGAGCCGCTTTTCGGAAGTTGGCGAGGTAGCTCTGGCCGACCAGCGATTGCTCGACCAGCACCGCCACCTCGGTGTGACCCCCCTTGGCGAGCAAGTCCGCCCAGAAGATCGGCTCGTCGGTCATCGACCCTTGCGGGAACGCGAACGTCCACTCCCCCAACCAGTCGTCGCTGCCGCAGACGTTGACGGCCGGAACCCGGAACCGTTCTTCGATCGCCTCCTTGGCCGGTACCGCGTTCTCACTGATGTGCGGCCCGAACACCGCCAGGCAGCCCTCGTCGACCAGTTCGCCGTAGGCGTCGATCACGGCCTTGACGGCGCCTTTGGGCAGCCCCTCCACTTCCCGGTACACGATCTCCACCGGACGGTCGAGCATGCGCTGCCGCAGCCCGTCGGCGAATACCAACTCGAACGGTCGGGTCAGGTCGTCGCGCATCTCCTGGGGGTAGAACTCCGGCAGCAGGAAGTCGAACAGGTAGCCGATTTTGATCGGTTGCGCGGTGCTCTCGTAGGACAAGTCTCCATCTCCGTCAGCGGCTGTCCCGACAAACCTAAAATTTGTTCTGACACTAGCGCGGTGGGCGGTGCAGCGTCAATCGCCACCGGCTAGGTGTCGCACAGGTAGACATCGATCAGCTCCAGTAGGCCGTCACCGGTGTGAATGTCGTCGGTCAACGGGCCGGCGACGGCGGCGCGGGCCGCCTCCCGGGAGCTGAGCCCCTCGGCGATCAAACGGCCAGCGGCAATGAGCACCCTGGTCGACGCCACCTCACGCAGTCCGCGGTTCTCCAGCCGCCGGATCGCTTGGGCCAATCGCACCAACTCGGCGGCCACGTCGGAGCCGACGCCGGCCTCGTGAGCGACGACCTTTTCCTCGACATCTGCTGCGGGAAAGCCGAATTCGATGGCCACCAGGCGCTGCCTAGTGGAGTCCTTGAGATCCTTGAGGACGCTTTGGTACCCGGGGTTGTAGGACACCACCAGGCAAAAGCCGGGTGCGGCGTCCAGTGTCACGCCCAGACGTTCGATCGGAAGCTGGCGGCGGTGATCGGCCAGGGGGTGCAGCACGACGGTGGTGTCCTGGCGCGCCTCGACGACTTCGTCGAGGTAGCAGATGGCGCCCCCACGAACGGCGCGGGTGAGCGGGCCGTCGACCCACTCCGTTTCCCCACCGCGCAGCAGGAACCGCCCGACCAGATCCGCGGTCGTGAGGTCGTCGTGGCAGGCCACGGTGACGAGCGGCCGCCCCAGATCATGGGCCATGGCTTCCAGGAACCGTGTCTTGCCGCAGCCGGTGGGCCCCTTGAGTAATACCGAGAGGCCTTGACGGAAAGCAGCCTTGAAGACTTGTTCCTCATTGCCCACCGAGACGTAAAAGGGGCGGGCAGCCGCGGGTG
Proteins encoded in this window:
- a CDS encoding spirocyclase AveC family protein; translation: MTARQTAPSITPTRQTGSMWAVAWIFAAVAVLAVVAHYARKGAVSPRIRNPEVTGVPRPVEPLFGYQHWLGLFQIFTIISMSIIIAVYVVAWRRHPAHPVLLMGIVTTLIVWQDPIMNWAPYAVYNPQLWHWPEDWPLVSLSPTVEPFLVIGYIMFYLGPYFPAIWILRKIQARSRLDSFVWRHPLITLAAIILPVGMLIDAMLEMTLVRTGFYIYSQVIPFGSAFAGQTYQFPFIWETVMVTFVMIPAGVLLYRDDTGRTVAEKLAQRTRIFPRKPKLAMFVVMFALINLAYLGYGTGFAVIKWTRTATSVACPWPYPEAKVYDPQGFYERDGQPGPYSVGIWSTWMSAQPHGRPDVTPPAGGGRCGPAHG
- a CDS encoding ABC transporter substrate-binding protein, which produces MSYESTAQPIKIGYLFDFLLPEFYPQEMRDDLTRPFELVFADGLRQRMLDRPVEIVYREVEGLPKGAVKAVIDAYGELVDEGCLAVFGPHISENAVPAKEAIEERFRVPAVNVCGSDDWLGEWTFAFPQGSMTDEPIFWADLLAKGGHTEVAVLVEQSLVGQSYLANFRKAAQRKGIRIVAEAQIAQTAQDVGRAIRALHEAKPSALVHCGFGFGIVFINPALAELDWDPPRFTSTAFQNAWINPIMWQALMGWTGIDQYDEANSVGQAFLDRYESECGRRPQYCVPVVNHDVANTLLHAFADAYPLSPRGVKEALERVKMLPAASGAPGTRVSLGKWTRRAWMGAGYLVARRLDPDGVNSHLVDRFGAG
- a CDS encoding CbbQ/NirQ/NorQ/GpvN family protein; amino-acid sequence: MPGTGNDGTTPAAARPFYVSVGNEEQVFKAAFRQGLSVLLKGPTGCGKTRFLEAMAHDLGRPLVTVACHDDLTTADLVGRFLLRGGETEWVDGPLTRAVRGGAICYLDEVVEARQDTTVVLHPLADHRRQLPIERLGVTLDAAPGFCLVVSYNPGYQSVLKDLKDSTRQRLVAIEFGFPAADVEEKVVAHEAGVGSDVAAELVRLAQAIRRLENRGLREVASTRVLIAAGRLIAEGLSSREAARAAVAGPLTDDIHTGDGLLELIDVYLCDT